One region of Catenuloplanes indicus genomic DNA includes:
- a CDS encoding neutral zinc metallopeptidase produces the protein MNTEDRRRGTGPRRTLEGVRKRVVAALVAGAVLALGCAVGTAPGGEPEATTGAADNPGRADTEDEFARDIESAVTVAEQYWSDVFRRNGLAFEPVRQIAPYRADGEVACGQEPIPAQNAVYCSAGDFIAYDIVWAFGAFRKIGDAFVYYLLGHEYAHGVQVRFGLQYEYTIEQELQADCMAGAYIGGSVQAGRLQIEDGDLEELRAGLLAVGDDPSQPWFAPDAHGTAAQRTDAFFTGYQRGLETCDIG, from the coding sequence GTGAACACAGAGGACAGACGGCGGGGAACCGGTCCCCGCCGTACCCTCGAAGGTGTGAGAAAACGCGTGGTGGCCGCGCTGGTCGCGGGTGCGGTGCTGGCGCTGGGCTGCGCGGTCGGCACCGCACCCGGCGGCGAGCCCGAGGCGACGACCGGCGCGGCCGACAACCCCGGCCGCGCCGACACCGAGGACGAGTTCGCCCGGGACATCGAGTCCGCGGTCACGGTGGCGGAGCAGTACTGGAGCGACGTGTTCCGGCGGAACGGGCTGGCGTTCGAGCCGGTCCGGCAGATCGCGCCGTACCGGGCGGACGGCGAGGTCGCCTGCGGTCAGGAGCCGATCCCGGCGCAGAACGCGGTCTACTGCTCGGCCGGTGACTTCATCGCGTACGACATCGTCTGGGCGTTCGGCGCGTTCCGGAAGATCGGCGACGCGTTCGTCTACTACCTGCTCGGTCACGAGTACGCGCACGGCGTCCAGGTCCGGTTCGGCTTGCAGTACGAGTACACGATCGAGCAGGAGCTGCAGGCCGACTGCATGGCCGGGGCGTACATCGGCGGTTCGGTGCAGGCCGGCCGGCTGCAGATCGAGGACGGCGACCTGGAGGAGTTGCGCGCCGGACTGCTCGCGGTCGGCGACGACCCCAGCCAGCCCTGGTTCGCCCCGGACGCGCACGGCACCGCCGCCCAGCGCACCGACGCGTTCTTCACCGGCTATCAGCGCGGCCTCGAGACCTGCGACATCGGCTGA
- a CDS encoding ABC transporter permease, producing MLRATIKSLLARKLRLVLSGLAIVLGVMFVSSAFVLTDSLGGRFERLFQTVNQDTAVQVRAVDATDGRTLTDADVARLGQVDGVARASGDASAQGIVPFRARDGKAVPSSGAPQLGIGWTDGGDLLGFAEGTAPTADTQVALTRFTAEQAGVGVGDRVKVYIGPRYESREYTVTGLLEYAGGRPSLSGETMVAFTMPEAQRLFYGQTGVYGAASLTATEGVGDDALKDRVASAVPAGFEAVTGAEIADEQASAFKQLLTFVNWFFLGFALIALLVGMFLIFNTFNIIIAQRARELALFRALGAGWGQLTGSVLIEALVVGFVASTLGLLAGIGVAYALQAAAGAFGLPLPEGDLVVGVLAIVVSYTLGVLMTVTAALIPAIRAASVPPIAAMREVARPDKPMLGLTVTGSVVTGLGVAAIAAALAGAPLAAVLIGAGVLLSIVGVALLSPALTRPVAGLIGRLVAWGTAGDLGRRNALRNPRRTSVTAVALMIGVALVSTVTVIGSSLRSTVRDLVENDIGAEVMILTNSQQLPDGREGFDPARLEQVDALPGVRESIAYHFSMATVNGQPQQFVSATDLTRAGPMFALEEESGTVTPSGATDALIDTNTAAALNLSVGDTATVEAAKGGPVGYTIAGIYRSQLTAGLLLPESAVANFAGPLAMQGFVALDEGADTDAVVAGVERIMADYPLVTVGDQESFIAQQNALVDGVLAIFYVLLALAVIVAFLGIVNTLVLSIYERTRELGLLRAIGTTRRQVRGMVRVESLLIAVYGCLLGILLGVGLGAAASVALRQQDLLSVVTIPYAQLLGLLVAAALAGVLAAILPARRASRLNVLDAIAYE from the coding sequence ATGCTGCGCGCGACGATCAAGAGTCTGCTGGCCCGGAAGCTGCGGCTGGTCCTGTCCGGGCTGGCGATCGTGCTCGGGGTCATGTTCGTGTCCAGCGCGTTCGTGCTCACCGACTCGCTGGGCGGCCGGTTCGAGCGGCTGTTCCAGACCGTCAACCAGGACACGGCCGTGCAGGTGCGGGCCGTGGACGCGACGGACGGCCGGACGCTCACCGACGCCGACGTCGCGCGCCTCGGCCAGGTGGACGGGGTGGCACGCGCGTCCGGGGACGCGTCCGCGCAGGGCATCGTGCCGTTCCGGGCGCGGGACGGCAAGGCGGTGCCGTCATCCGGCGCCCCGCAGCTCGGCATCGGCTGGACCGACGGCGGCGACCTGCTGGGATTCGCCGAGGGCACCGCGCCCACGGCGGACACCCAGGTGGCGCTGACCCGGTTCACGGCCGAGCAGGCCGGGGTCGGCGTCGGCGACCGGGTGAAGGTGTACATCGGGCCGCGCTACGAGTCCCGGGAGTACACGGTGACCGGCCTGCTGGAGTACGCGGGCGGCCGTCCGTCGCTGTCCGGCGAGACCATGGTCGCGTTCACCATGCCGGAGGCGCAACGGCTGTTCTACGGGCAGACCGGCGTGTACGGGGCCGCGTCGCTGACCGCGACCGAGGGCGTCGGGGACGACGCGCTGAAGGACCGGGTCGCGTCCGCGGTACCGGCCGGGTTCGAGGCGGTCACCGGCGCGGAGATCGCGGACGAGCAGGCCAGCGCGTTCAAGCAGCTGCTGACGTTCGTGAACTGGTTCTTCCTCGGCTTCGCCCTGATCGCGCTGCTGGTCGGGATGTTCCTGATCTTCAACACGTTCAACATCATCATCGCGCAGCGGGCTCGGGAGCTGGCACTGTTCCGCGCGCTCGGCGCCGGCTGGGGGCAGCTCACCGGGTCCGTGCTGATCGAGGCGCTGGTGGTCGGTTTCGTCGCGTCCACGCTGGGCCTGCTGGCCGGCATCGGCGTCGCGTACGCGTTGCAGGCCGCGGCCGGCGCGTTCGGCCTGCCGCTGCCCGAGGGTGACCTGGTCGTCGGCGTGCTCGCGATCGTGGTGTCGTACACGCTGGGCGTGCTGATGACGGTCACGGCCGCGCTGATCCCGGCGATCCGGGCCGCGTCCGTGCCGCCGATCGCGGCGATGCGCGAGGTGGCCCGGCCGGACAAGCCGATGCTCGGGCTGACCGTCACCGGCTCGGTCGTCACCGGGCTGGGCGTGGCCGCGATCGCGGCGGCACTGGCCGGTGCGCCGCTGGCCGCGGTGCTGATCGGCGCGGGCGTGCTGCTGTCGATCGTCGGGGTGGCGCTGCTGTCGCCCGCGCTGACCCGGCCGGTCGCGGGCCTGATCGGCCGGCTCGTCGCCTGGGGCACCGCCGGTGACCTGGGCCGCCGCAACGCGCTGCGCAACCCGCGGCGCACGTCGGTGACCGCGGTCGCGCTGATGATCGGCGTGGCGCTGGTCAGCACGGTCACCGTGATCGGGTCGTCGTTGCGCTCCACCGTACGGGACCTGGTGGAGAACGACATCGGCGCCGAAGTGATGATCCTGACGAACTCGCAGCAGCTGCCGGACGGCCGGGAGGGTTTCGACCCGGCACGGCTGGAGCAGGTGGACGCGCTGCCGGGCGTCCGTGAGTCGATCGCATACCACTTCAGCATGGCGACCGTGAACGGGCAGCCGCAGCAGTTCGTCTCCGCGACGGACCTGACCCGGGCCGGGCCGATGTTCGCGCTGGAGGAGGAGTCCGGCACGGTCACGCCGTCCGGCGCCACGGACGCGCTGATCGACACGAACACGGCTGCGGCGCTGAACCTGAGCGTCGGTGACACGGCCACGGTCGAGGCGGCGAAGGGCGGCCCGGTCGGCTACACGATCGCCGGGATCTACCGGAGTCAGCTCACGGCCGGGCTGCTGCTGCCCGAGTCCGCGGTGGCGAACTTCGCCGGTCCGCTGGCCATGCAGGGGTTCGTGGCGCTGGACGAGGGCGCGGACACGGACGCGGTCGTCGCCGGCGTCGAACGGATCATGGCGGACTACCCGCTGGTGACGGTCGGCGATCAGGAGTCGTTCATCGCGCAGCAGAACGCGCTGGTCGACGGCGTGCTCGCGATCTTCTACGTGCTGCTGGCCCTGGCCGTGATCGTGGCGTTCCTCGGCATCGTGAACACGCTGGTGCTCAGCATCTACGAGCGGACCCGCGAACTCGGCCTGCTCCGCGCGATCGGCACCACGCGACGCCAGGTGCGCGGCATGGTGCGGGTCGAGTCGCTGCTGATCGCGGTCTACGGCTGCCTGCTCGGCATCCTGCTCGGCGTGGGCCTGGGCGCGGCCGCGTCGGTGGCGCTGCGTCAGCAGGACCTGCTGTCCGTCGTCACCATCCCGTACGCGCAGCTGCTCGGCCTGCTGGTGGCCGCCGCGCTGGCCGGGGTGCTGGCCGCGATCCTGCCCGCGCGGCGGGCCTCCCGGCTCAACGTCCTGGACGCGATCGCGTACGAGTGA